From the genome of Musa acuminata AAA Group cultivar baxijiao unplaced genomic scaffold, Cavendish_Baxijiao_AAA HiC_scaffold_516, whole genome shotgun sequence, one region includes:
- the LOC135661073 gene encoding photosystem I P700 chlorophyll a apoprotein A1, with the protein MIIRSPEPEVKIVVDRDPIKTSFEEWARPGHFSRTIAKGPDTTTWIWNLHADAHDFDSHTSDLEEISRKVFSAHFGQLSIIFLWLSGMYFHGARFSNYEAWLSDPTHIAPSAQVVWPIVGQEILNGDVGGGFRGIQITSGFFQIWRASGITSELQLYCTAIGALVFASLMLFAGWFHYHKAAPKLAWFQDVESMLNHHLAGLLGLGSLSWAGHQIHVSLPINQFLDAGVDPKEIPLPHEFILNRDLLAQLYPSFAEGATPFFTLNWSKYAEFLTFRGGLDPITGGLWLTDIAHHHLAIAILFLIAGHMYRTNWGIGHSIKDILEAHKGPFTGQGHKGLYEILTTSWHAQLSLNLAMLGSLTIIVAHHMYSMPPYPYLAIDYGTQLSLFTHHMWIGGFLIVGAAAHAAIFMVRDYDPTTRYNDLLDRVLRHRDAIISHLNWACIFLGFHSFGLYIHNDTMSALGRPQDMFSDTAIQLQPIFAQWVQNTHALAPGITAPGATASTSLTWGGGELVAVGGKVALLPIPLGTADFLVHHIHAFTIHVTVLILLKGVLFARSSRLIPDKANLGFRFPCDGPGRGGTCQVSAWDHVFLGLFWMYNAISVVIFHFSWKMQSDVWGTISDQGVVTHITGGNFAQSSITINGWLRDFLWAQASQVIQSYGSSLSAYGLFFLGAHFVWAFSLMFLFSGRGYWQELIESIVWAHNKLKVAPATQPRALSIVQGRAVGVTHYLLGGIATTWAFFLARIIAVG; encoded by the coding sequence atgattattcgttcgccggaaccagaagtgaaaattgttgtagatagggatcccataaaaacgtctttcgaggaatgggccagacccggccatttctcaagaacaatagctaagggccctgatactaccacttggatctggaacctacatgctgatgctcacgatttcgatagtcataccagtgatttggaggagatctctcgaaaagtatttagtgctcattttggtcaactctccattatctttctttggctgagtggcatgtacttccatggcgctcgtttttccaattatgaagcatggctaagtgatcctactcacattgcacccagtgcccaggtagtttggccaatagtaggtcaagaaatattgaatggtgatgtgggtggaggtttccgaggaatacaaataacctccgggttttttcagatttggcgagcatctggaataactagtgaattacaactctattgtaccgccattggcgcattggtctttgcatcgttaatgctttttgctggttggttccattatcacaaagccgcccccaaattggcttggttccaagatgtagaatctatgttaaatcaccacttagcggggttactaggacttgggtctctttcttgggcgggacaccaaatccatgtatctttaccgattaaccaatttctcgacgctggagttgatcctaaagagataccgcttcctcatgaatttatcttgaatcgggaccttttggctcaactttatcccagttttgccgagggagcaaccccctttttcaccttgaattggtcaaaatacgcggaatttcttacttttcgcggaggattggacccaataacaggtggtctatggctgaccgatattgcacaccatcatttagctattgcaattcttttcctgatcgctggtcatatgtatagaacCAACTGGGGCATTGGTCATAGCATTAAAGACATTTTAGAGGCTCATAAAGGTCCATTTACAGGCCAGGGCCATAAAGGACTCTATGAAATCCTAACAACGTCGTGGCATGCTCAATTATCTCTTAACCTGGCTATGTTAGGCTCTTTAACCATTATTGTAGCTCACCATATGTATTCCATGCCTCCCTATCCATACCTAGCTATTGACTATGGTACACAACTTTCGTTGTTCACACATCACATGTGGATCGGTGGGTTTCTCATAGTTGGTGCTGCTGCACATGCAGCAATTTTTATGGTAAGAGATTACGATCCAACTACTCGATACAACGATCTATTAGATCGTGTCCTTAGACACCGCGATGCAATCATATCACATCTTAACTGGGCATGTATATTTCTGGGTTTTCACAGTTTTGGCTTGTATATTCATAATGATACCATGAGCGCTTTAGGGCGTCCACAAGATATGTTTTCAGATACCGCTATACAATTACAACCCATCTTTGCTCAATGGGTACAAAACACCCATGCTTTAGCACCCGGCATAACAGCTCCTGGTGCAACAGCAAGTACCAGCTTAACTTGGGGAGGTGGTGAGTTGGTAGCAGTAGGCGGCAAAGTAGCTTTGTTACCTATTCCATTAGGAACCGCAGACTTCTTAGTCCATCATATTCATGCATTTACGATCCACGTGACTGTATTGATACTACTGAAAGGTGTTCTATTTGCTCGCAGTTCCCGTTTGATACCTGATAAAGCAAATCTTGGTTTTCGTTTTCCTTGTGATGGACCTGGAAGAGGGGGGACATGTCAAGTATCTGCCTGGGATCATGTCTTCTTAGGTCTATTCTGGATGTACAATGCGATTTCCGTAGTTATTTTCCATTTCAGTTGGAAAATGCAGTCGGATGTTTGGGGTACTATAAGTGATCAAGGGGTAGTAACTCATATTACAGGAGGAAACTTTGCGCAGAGTTCCATTACTATTAATGGGTGGCTTCGAGATTTCTTATGGGCACAGGCATCTCAGGTAATTCAGTCTTATGGTTCTTCATTATCTGCATATGGTCTCTTTTTCTTAGGTGCTCATTTTGTCTGGGCTTTCAGTTTAATGTTTCTATTCAGTGGCCGTGGTTATTGGCAAGAACTCATTGAATCCATCGTTTGGGCTCATAACAAATTAAAAGTTGCTCCTGCTACTCAGCCTAGAGCCTTGAGCATTGTACAAGGACGTGCTGTAGGAGTAACCCATTACCTTCTGGGTGGAATTGCCACAACATGGGCATTCTTCTTAGCAAGAATTATTGCAGTAGGATAA
- the LOC135661074 gene encoding photosystem I P700 chlorophyll a apoprotein A2, with the protein MALRFPRFSQGLAQDPTTRRIWFGIATAHDFESHDDITEERLYQNIFASHFGQLAIIFLWTSGNLFHVAWQGNFESWIQDPLHVRPIAHAIWDPHFGQPAVEAFTRGGATGPVNIAYSGVYQWWYTIGLRTNEDLYTGALFLLFLSAISLIAGWLHLQPKWKPSVSWFKNAESRLNHHLSGLFGVSSLAWTGHLVHVAIPGSRGQYVRWNNFLDVLPYPQGLGPLFTGQWNLYAQNPDSSSHLFGTSQGTGTAILTLLGGFHPQTQSLWLTDIAHHHLAIAFIFLIAGHMYRTNFGIGHSIKDLLETHIPPGGRLGRGHKGLYDTINNSLHFQLGLALASLGVITSLVAQHMYSLPAYAFIAQDFTTQAALYTHHQYIAGFIMTGAFAHGAIFFIRDYNPEQNEDNVLARMLDHKEAIISHLSWASLFLGFHTLGLYVHNDVMLAFGTPEKQILIEPIFAQWIQSAHGKTSYGFDVLLSSTNGPAFNAGRSIWLPGWLNAVNENSNSLFLTIGPGDFLVHHAIALGLHTTTLILVKGALDARGSKLMPDKKDFGYSFPCDGPGRGGTCDISAWDAFYLAVFWMLNTIGWVTFYWHWKHITLWQGNVSQFNESSTYLMGWLRDYLWLNSSQLINGYNPFGMNSLSVWAWMFLFGHLVWATGFMFLISWRGYWQELIETLAWAHERTPLANLIRWRDKPVALSIVQARLVGLAHFSVGYIFTYAAFLIASTSGKFG; encoded by the coding sequence ATGGCATTAAGATTTCCGAGGTTTAGCCAAGGCTTAGCTCAGGACCCCACTACTCGTCGTATTTGGTTTGGTATTGCTACCGCACATGACTTCGAGAGTCATGATGATATTACTGAGGAACGTCTTTATCAGAACATTTTTGCTTCTCACTTTGGGCAATTAGCAATAATCTTTCTGTGGACGTCCGGAAATCTCTTTCATGTAGCTTGGCAAGGAAATTTTGAGTCATGGATACAAGACCCTTTACATGTAAGACCTATTGCTCATGCAATTTGGGATCCTCATTTTGGTCAACCAGCTGTAGAAGCCTTTACTCGAGGAGGTGCTACCGGTCCAGTGAATATCGCTTATTCCGGCGTTTATCAGTGGTGGTATACAATCGGATTACGCACTAATGAAGATCTTTATACTGGAGctctttttctattatttctttctgctaTATCCTTAATAGCGGGTTGGTTACACTTACAACCAAAATGGAAACCAAGCGTTTCGTGGTTCAAAAATGCCGAATctcgtctaaatcatcatttgTCAGGACTTTTCGGAGTGAGTTCTTTGGCTTGGACAGGACATTTAGTTCATGTCGCTATTCCAGGATCCAGGGGACAGTACGTCAGATGGAATAATTTTTTAGATGTATTACCCTATCCTCAAGGGTTGGGACCACTTTTTACGGGTCAGTGGAATCTTTATGCCCAAAACCCTGATTCGAGTAGCCATTTATTTGGTACTTCCCAAGGAACAGGAACTGCCATTCTAACCCTTCTCGGTGGATTTCATCCACAAACGCAAAGTTtatggctgaccgatattgctcatcatcatttagctattgcatttattttcctgatcgctggtcatatgtatagaacTAACTTCGGGATTGGGCACAGTATCAAAGATCTTTTAGAAACACATATTCCTCCAGGGGGTCGATTAGGGCGTGGGCATAAGGGTCTTTATGACACAATCAATAATTCGCTTCATTTTCAATTAGGTCTTGCTCTAGCCTCTTTAGGGGTTATTACTTCCTTAGTAGCTCAACACATGTACTCTTTACCTGCTTATGCATTCATAGCACAAGACTTTACTACTCAAGCTGCGTTATATACTCatcaccaatacatcgcagggtttatCATGACAGGAGCCTTTGCTCATGGAGCTATATTCTTCATTAGAGATTACAATCCAGAACAGAATGAGGATAATGTATTGGCAAGAATGTTAGACCACAAAGAAGCTATCATATCTCATTTAAGTTGGGCCAGCCTGTTTCTTGGGTTCCATACCTTGGGCCTTTATGTTCATAACGATGTTATGCTCGCTTTTGGTACTCCGGaaaaacaaatcttgattgaacCTATATTTGCCCAATGGATACAATCCGCTCATGGTAAGACTTCATATGGGTTCGATGTACTCTTATCTTCAACGAATGGCCCAGCATTCAATGCAGGTCGAAGCATATGGTTACCGGGCTGGTTGAATGCTGTTAATGAGAATAGTAATTCACTCTTCTTAACAATAGGTCCTGGGGACTTCTTGGTTCATCATGCTATTGCTCTAGGTTTGCATACAACTACACTGATTTTAGTAAAAGGTGCTTTAGATGCACGTGGTTCCAAGTTAATGCCAGATAAAAAGGATTTCGGTTATAGTTTTCCTTGCGACGGCCCAGGACGCGGCGGTACTTGTGATATTTCTGCTTGGGACGCATTTTATTTGGCAGTTTTCTGGATGTTAAATACCATTGGGTGGGTTACTTTTTATTGGCATTGGAAACACATCACTTTATGGCAGGGTAACGTTTCACAATTTAATGAATCTTCCACTTATTTAATGGGATGGTTAAGAGATTATCTATGGTTAAACTCTTCACAACTTATCAATGGATATAATCCTTTTGGTATGAATAGTTTATCCGTATGGGCGTGGATGTTCTTATTTGGACATCTTGTTTGGGCTACTggatttatgtttttaatttcttGGCGCGGATATTGGCAGGAATTGATTGAAACTTTAGCATGGGCTCATGAACGCACACCTTTGGCTAATTTGATTCGATGGAGAGATAAGCCAGTGGCTCTTTCCATTGTGCAAGCAAGATTGGTTGGATTAGCCCACTTTTCCGTAGGCTATATATTCACTTATGCAGCTTTCTTGATTGCCTCTACATCAGGAAAATttggttaa
- the LOC135661072 gene encoding LOW QUALITY PROTEIN: photosystem II CP43 reaction center protein-like (The sequence of the model RefSeq protein was modified relative to this genomic sequence to represent the inferred CDS: deleted 1 base in 1 codon): MTITLGKFTKEENDLFDIMDDWLRRDRFVFVGWSGLLLFPCAYFALGGWFTGTTFVTSWYTHGLASSYLEGCNFLTAAVSTPANSLAHSLLLLWGPEAQGDFTRWCQLGGLWTFVALHGAFALIGFMLRQFELARSVQLRPYNAIAFSAPIAVFVSVFLIYPLGQSGWFFAPSFGVAAIFRFILFFQGFHNWTLNPFHMMGVAGVLGAALLCAIHGATVENTLFEDGDGANTFRAFNPTQAEETYSMVTANRFWSQIFGVAFSNKRWLHFFMLFVPVTGLWMSAIGVVGLALNLRAYDFVSQEIRAAEDPEFETFYTKNILLNEGIRAWMAAQDQPHENLIFPEEVLPRGNLFNGTLALAGRDQETTGFAWWAGNARLINLSGKLLGAHVAHAGLIVFWAGAMNLFEVAHFVPEKPMYEQGLILLPHLATLGWGVGPGGEVMDTFPYFVSGVLHLISSAVLGFGGIYHALLGPETLEESFPFFGYVWKDRNKMTTILGIHLILLGLGAFLLVLKAVYFGGIYDTWAPGGGDVRKITNLTLSPSVIFGYLLKSPFGGEGWIVSVDDLEDIIGGHVWLGSICILGGIWHILTKPFAWARRAFVWSGEAYLSYSLGALSVFGFIACCFVWFNNTAYPSEFYGPTGPEASQAQAFTFLVRDQRLGANVGSAQGPTGLGKYLMRSPTGEIIFGGETMRFWDLRAPWLEPLRGPNGLDLSRLKKDIQPWQERRSAEYMTHAPLGSLNSVGGVATEINAVNYVSPRSWLATSHFVLGFFFFVGHLWHAGRARAAAAGFEKGIDRDLEPVLSMTPLS, encoded by the exons ATGACTATAACCCTTGGTAAATTtaccaaagaagaaaatgatctaTTTGATATTATGGATGATTGGTTACGGAGGGACCGTTTCGTTTTTGTAGGTTGGTCCGGCCTATTGCTCTTTCCTTGTGCTTATTTCGCTTTAGGAGGTTGGTTTACAGGTACAACTTTTGTAACTTCATGGTATACCCATGGATTGGCGAGTTCCTATTTGGAAGGTTGCAATTTCTTAACCGCTGCAGTTTCCACTCCTGCGAATAGTTTAGCACATTCTTTGTTGCTACTATGGGGTCCTGAAGCACAAGGAGATTTTACTCGTTGGTGTCAATTAGGCGGTCTGTGGACTTTTGTTGCTCTCCATGGTGCTTTCGCACTAATAGGTTTCATGTTACGTCAATTCGAACTTGCTCGATCTGTTCAATTGCGACCTTATAATGCAATCGCATTCTCTGCTCCAATTGCTGTTTTTGTTTCAGTATTCTTGATTTATCCACTGGGTCAATCTGGTTGGTTCTTTGCACCTAGTTTTGGCGTAGCAGCCATATTTCgattcatcctcttcttccaagGGTTTCATAATTGGACGTTGAACCCATTTCATATGATGGGAGTTGCCGGAGTATTAGGCGCTGCTCTGCTATGCGCTATTCATGGTGCTACCGTAGAAAATACTTTATTCGAAGATGGTGACGGTGCAAATACATTTCGTGCTTTTAACCCAACTCAAGCCGAAGAGACTTATTCAATGGTCACTGCTAACCGTTTTTGGTCCCAAATCTTTGGGGTTGCTTTTTCCAATAAACGTTGGTTACATTTCTTTATGCTATTTGTACCCGTAACTGGTTTATGGATGAGTGCTATTGGGGTAGTCGGTCTGGCTCTGAATCTACGTGCCTATGACTTCGTTTCCCAAGAAATCCGTGCAGCGGAAGATCCTGAATTTGAGACTTTCTACAccaaaaatattctcttaaacgaaGGTATTCGTGCTTGGATGGCGGCTCAGGATCAGCCTCATGAAAACCTTATATTCCCTGAGGAGGTTCTACCACGTGGAAAC CTCTTTAATGGAACTTTAGCTTTAGCTGGTCGTGACCAAGAAACCACCGGTTTCGCTTGGTGGGCCGGGAATGCCAGACTTATAAATTTGTCCGGTAAACTACTTGGAGCTCACGTAGCCCATGCCGGATTAATCGTATTCTGGGCCGGGGCAATGAACCTATTTGAAGTGGCTCATTTCGTACCAGAGAAACCCATGTATGAACAAGGATTGATTTTACTTCCGCACCTAGCTACTCTAGGTTGGGGGGTAGGTCCGGGGGGAGAGGTTATGGACACCTTTCCATACTTTGTATCTGGAGTACTTCACTTAATTTCCTCTGCAGTCTTAGGCTTTGGTGGTATTTATCATGCGCTTCTTGGACCCGAGACTCTTGAAGAATCTTTTCCATTCTTCGGTTATGTATGGAAAGATAGAAATAAAATGACTACCATTTTGGGTATTCACTTAATTTTGTTAGGTCTAGGTGCTTTTCTTCTAGTACTCAAGGCTGTTTATTTTGGGGGCATATATGATACCTGGGCCCCTGGGGGGGGAGATGTAAGAAAAATTACCAACTTGACCCTTAGCCCAAGTGTCATATTTGGTTATTTACTAAAATCTCCTTTTGGGGGAGAAGGATGGATTGTTAGTGTGGACGATTTAGAAGATATAATTGGGGGACATGTATGGTTAGGTTCCATTTGTATACTTGGTGGAATTTGGCATATCTTAACCAAACCTTTTGCATGGGCTCGCCGTGCATTTGTATGGTCTGGAGAGGCTTACTTGTCTTATAGTTTAGGTGCTTTATCTGTCTTTGGTTTTATCGCTTGTTGTTTTGTCTGGTTTAATAATACCGCTTATCCTAGTGAGTTTTACGGACCTACCGGGCCAGAAGCTTCTCAAGCTCAAGCATTTACCTTTCTAGTCAGAGACCAACGTCTTGGAGCTAACGTGGGATCCGCTCAAGGACCTACTGGTTTAGGTAAATATCTAATGCGTTCCCCGACTGGAGAGATTATTTTTGGAGGAGAAACTATGCGTTTTTGGGATCTTCGTGCTCCCTGGTTAGAACCTCTAAGGGGTCCCAATGGTTTGGACTTGAGTAGGCTGAAAAAAGACATACAACCTTGGCAAGAACGACGTTCGGCAGAATATATGACTCATGCTCCTTTAGGTTCTTTAAATTCCGTGGGTGGCGTAGCTACCGAGATCAATGCAGTCAATTATGTCTCTCCTAGAAGTTGGTTGGCGACCTCCCATTTTGTTCTAGGATTCTTCTTTTTTGTGGGGCATTTGTGGCATGCGGGAAGGGCCCGTGCAGCTGCAGCAGGCTTTGAAAAAGGAATCGATCGTGATTTGGAACCTGTTCTTTCCATGACCCCTCTTAGTtga
- the LOC135661071 gene encoding DNA-directed RNA polymerase subunit beta, producing the protein MLRNDGNEGMSTIPGFSQIQFEGFCRFINEGLTEEFHKFPKIEDTDQEIEFKLFVERYQLVEPLINERDAVYESLTYSSELYVPAGLIWKTGRDMQEQTVFIGNIPLMNSLGTFIVNGIYRIVINQILQSPGIYYRSELDHNGISVYTSTIISDWGGRSELEIDRKARIWARVSRKQKISILILSSAMGSNLREILDNVCYPEIFLSFPNDKEKKKIGSKENAILEFYQQFACVGGDPVFSESLCKELQKKFFQQRCELGRIGRRNMNRRLNLDIPQNNTFLLPRDVLAAADHLIGIKFGMGTLDDMNHLKNKRIRSIADLLQDQFGLALVRLENAVRGTICGAIRHKLIPTPQNLVTSTSLTTTYESFFGLHPLSQVLDRTNPLTQIVHGRKLSYLGPGGLTGRTASFRIRDIHPSHYGRICPIDTSEGINVGLIGSLAIHVRIGHWGSIESPFYEISERSKEAQIVYLSPNRDEYYMVAAGNSLALNRGIQEEQVVPARYRQEFLTIAWEQIHLRSIFPFQYFSIGASLIPFIEHNDANRALMSSNMQRQAVPLSQSERCIVGTGLERQTALDSGVSAIAEHEGKIIYTDPHKIILSSNGDTTISISIPLVIYQRSNKNTCMHQKPQVPRGKCIKKGQILADGAATVGGELALGKNVLVAYMPWEGYNSEDAVLISERLVYEDIYTSFHIRKYEIQTHVTSQGPERITKEIPHLEAHLLRNLDRNGVVMLGSWVETGDILVGKLTPQTANESSYAPEDRLLRAILGIQVSTAKETSLKLPIGGRGRVIDVRWIRKKGGSCYNSEMIRVYISQKREIKVGDKVAGRHGNKGIISKILPRQDMPYLQDGTPVDMVFNPLGVPSRMNVGQIFECSLGLAGDLLKRHYRIAPFDERYEQEASRKLVFSELYEASKQTKNPWVFEPEYPGKSRIFDGRTGNPFEQPVLIGKSYILKLIHQVDDKIHGRSSGHYALVTQQPLRGRAKQGGQRVGEMEVWALEGFGVAHILQEMLTYKSDHIRARQEVLGATIIGGRVSNPEDAPESFRLLVRELRSLALELNHFLVSEKNFQINRKEA; encoded by the coding sequence atgctccggaatgatggaaatgagggaatgtccacaatacctggatttagtcagatccaatttgagggattttgtaggttcattaatgagggcttgacggaagaatttcataagtttccaaaaattgaagatacagatcaagaaattgaatttaaattatttgtggaaagatatcaattggtagaacccttgataaacgaaagagatgctgtgtatgaatcactcacatattcttctgaattatatgtacccgcgggattaatttggaaaaccggtagagatatgcaagaacaaaccgtttttattggaaacattcccctaatgaattccctgggaacctttatagtaaatggaatatacagaattgtgatcaatcaaatattgcaaagtcctggtatttactaccgttcagaattggaccataacggaatttctgtctataccagcacaataatatcagattggggaggaagatcggaattagaaattgatagaaaagcaaggatatgggcccgtgtaagtaggaaacaaaaaatatctattctaattctatcatcagctatgggttcgaatctaagagaaattctagataatgtttgttaccctgaaattttcttgtctttcccgaatgataaggagaaaaaaaagattgggtcaaaagaaaatgctattttgGAATTTTATCAACAATTTGCTTGTGTAGGCGGGGATCCGGTATTTTCTGAGTCTTTATGTAAAGAATTACAAAAGAAATTTTTTCAACAAAGATGTGAATtaggaaggattggtcgacgaaaTATGAACCGGAGACTGAATCTTGATATACCTCAGAACAATACATTTTTATTACCACGAGATGTATTGGCTGCTGCGGATCATTTGATCGGAATTAAATTTGGAATGGGTACACTTGACGATATGAATCACTTGAAAAATAAACGGATTCGTTCTATAGCGGATCTGTTACAGGATCAATTCGGACTGGCTCTTGTTCGTTTAGAAAATGCGGTTCGAGGAACTATATGTGGAGCAATTCGGCATAAATTGATACCGACTCCTCAAAATTTGGTAACTTCAACTTCATTAACAACCACTTATGAATCGTTTTTTGGCCTACATCCTTTATCTCAAGTTTTGGATCGAACTAATCCATTGACACAAATCGTTCATGGGCGAAAATTGAGTTATTTGGGTCCTGGAGGATTGACGGGGCGAACTGCTAGTTTTCGGATACGAGATATTCATCCTAGCCACTATGGACGTATTTGTCCAATTGACACGTCCGAAGGAATCAATGTTGGACTTATTGGATCCTTAGCCATTCATGTGAGGATTGGCCATTGGGGATCTATAGAGAGTCCATTTTATGAAATATCTGAAAGATCAAAAGAGGCACAGATAGTTTATTTATCACCAAATAGAGATGAATATTATATGGTAGCAGCGGGAAATTCTTTGGCCTTGAATCGGGGTATTCAGGAAGAACAGGTTGTTCCAGCCCGATACCGTCAAGAGTTCCTGACTATTGCATGGGAACAGATTCATCTTAGAAGTATTTTTCCCTTCCAATATTTTTCTATTGGAGCTTCCCTCATTCCTTTTATCGAGCATAATGATGCGAATCGGGCTTTAATGAGTTCTAATATGCAGCGCCAAGCAGTTCCGCTTTCTCAGTCCGAGAGGTGCATTGTTGGAACTGGACTGGAACGCCAAACGGCTCTGGATTCGGGGGTTTCCGCTATAGCCGAACACGAGGGAAAGATCATTTATACTGACCCTCACAAGATCATTTTATCAAGTAATGGGGACACTACTATAAGTATAAGTATTCCATTAGTTATCTATCAACGTTCCAACAAAAATACTTGTATGCATCAAAAACCTCAGGTTCCGCGGGGTAAATGCattaaaaaaggacaaattttagCGGACGGTGCGGCTACAGTTGGGGGGGAACTTGCTTTAGGAAAAAACGTATTAGTAGCTTATATGCCATGGGAGGGTTACAATTCTGAAGACGCAGTACTAATTAGCGAACGTCTGGTATATGAAGATATTTATACTTCTTTTCACATCCGGAAATATGAAATTCAGACTCATGTGACAAGCCAAGGACCTGAAAGAATCACTAAGGAAATACCACATCTAGAGGCTCATTTACTCCGCAATTTAGACAGAAATGGAGTTGTGATGCTGGGATCTTGggtagaaacaggtgatattttaGTAGGTAAATTAACACCTCAGACAGCAAACGAATCGTCGTATGCTCCAGAGGATAGATTATTACGAGCCATACTTGGAATTCAGGTATCCACTGCAAAAGAAACTTCTCTAAAACTACCTATAGGCGGAAGAGGTCGCGTTATTGATGTGAGATGGATCCGGAAAAAGGGGGGTTCCTGTTATAATTCAGAAATGATTCGTGTATATATTTCACAGAAACGTGAAATCAAAGTAGGTGATAAAGTAGCTGGAAGACATGGGAATAAGGgtatcatttcaaaaattttgcCTAGACAAGATATGCCCTATTTGCAAGATGGAACACCTGTTGATATGGTCTTCAACCCATTAGGAGTACCATCACGAATGAATGTGGGACAGATATTTGAATGCTCGCTCGGGTTAGCGGGGGATCTGCTAAAGAGACATTATAGAATAGCACCTTTTGATGAGAGATATGAGCAAGAGGCTTCGAGAAAACTAGTGTTTTCCGAATTATATGAAGCCAGTAAGCAAACAAAAAATCCATGGGTATTTGAACCCGAATATCCGGGAAAAAGCAGAATATTTGATGGAAGAACAGGAAATCCTTTTGAACAACCTGTTCTAATAGGAAAgtcctatattttaaaattaattcatcAAGTTGATGATAAAATCCATGGACGTTCTAGTGGACATTACGCACTTGTTACACAACAACCCCTTAGAGGAAGGGCGAAGCAAGGGGGACAACGAGTAGGGGAAATGGAAGTTTGGGCTCTAGAGGGATTTGGTGTTGCTCATATTTTACAAGAGATGCTTACTTATAAATCTGATCATATTAGAGCTCGTCAAGAAGTACTTGGTGCTACgatcattggaggaagagtatctAACCCAGAAGATGCTCCAGAATCTTTTCGATTGCTCGTTCGAGAACTACGATCTTTAGCTCTAGAACTGAATCATTTCCTTGTATCTGAGAAGAACTTCCAGATTAATAGGAAGGAAGCTTGA